From one Flavobacterium sp. N502536 genomic stretch:
- a CDS encoding peptide MFS transporter, producing MGETQVKTAHPKGLWVLFGTEMWERFNFYGMRALLTLFLVNSLLMKEEEASLIYGGFLGLCYLTPMLGGFVADRFLGNRNCIMLGGLLMAIGQLLLFTSGSVFEANLGLAKTIMYSALGVIVFGNGFFKPNISSMVGSLYPKQEKTKLDSAFTIFYMGINIGAFLGQSICPLLGDVKDAGGIRDIHAFRWGFMAASAAMFIGTILFYFLKNKYVVSPEGKPLGGLPSKNDASDFEEGEAQKANFSNKALTIAGLAFVALGFFFHYVVGQNLIYTLIYSSGLSLAGLIISDTSLTKVERDRIIVIYIVSFFIIFFWAAFEQAGSSLTFIADNQTDRNFFGWQMPPSMVQIFNGLFVVLLAVPFSILWDTLRAKGKEPISPVKLAVGLVVISVSFFMIATQVSYIGTSGLLLVKWLILLYFLNTCAELCLSPIGLSLVGKLSPKRFASLLYGVFFLSNASGYALGGTLGSILPATGDKFAKAKELGIDLQAVLDNKITPTAEQLALLEKHQISSHNHFFAGFEIHNLYEFFMVFVVLTGLAAIILFALTPFLKKMMHGVR from the coding sequence ATGGGAGAAACTCAAGTAAAAACAGCGCATCCAAAAGGACTATGGGTATTATTTGGAACGGAGATGTGGGAGCGGTTCAACTTTTATGGAATGCGAGCTTTATTAACTTTATTTCTTGTGAATTCATTATTGATGAAGGAAGAAGAGGCATCTTTAATTTATGGAGGTTTCCTCGGACTTTGTTATTTAACGCCAATGTTGGGAGGTTTTGTTGCCGATCGTTTTTTAGGTAACAGAAATTGTATTATGCTGGGCGGGTTGCTTATGGCGATTGGACAATTGTTGTTGTTTACCAGTGGTAGTGTTTTTGAAGCGAACTTAGGTTTGGCAAAAACAATTATGTATTCTGCTTTAGGAGTTATCGTATTTGGTAACGGATTCTTTAAGCCAAACATTTCCAGTATGGTGGGAAGTTTGTATCCTAAACAGGAAAAAACAAAACTAGATAGTGCTTTTACTATTTTCTATATGGGAATCAACATCGGAGCCTTTTTAGGTCAGTCTATTTGTCCGTTGTTAGGAGATGTAAAAGATGCAGGTGGAATTAGAGACATTCATGCTTTCAGATGGGGATTCATGGCGGCTTCTGCTGCAATGTTCATCGGAACCATTCTTTTCTACTTCCTGAAAAATAAATATGTGGTTTCTCCTGAAGGAAAGCCATTAGGAGGATTGCCTTCTAAAAATGATGCTTCTGATTTTGAAGAAGGAGAAGCACAAAAAGCAAATTTCTCCAATAAAGCGTTAACAATTGCCGGACTTGCATTTGTGGCTTTAGGATTCTTTTTTCATTATGTGGTAGGTCAGAATTTAATCTATACTTTGATTTACTCTAGTGGTCTATCATTAGCCGGATTAATTATTTCGGATACTTCTTTAACTAAAGTAGAAAGAGACAGGATTATCGTTATTTATATCGTTTCCTTTTTCATCATTTTCTTCTGGGCTGCTTTCGAACAAGCCGGTTCATCGTTAACTTTTATCGCCGACAATCAAACGGATAGAAATTTCTTTGGATGGCAAATGCCTCCGTCAATGGTTCAGATTTTTAACGGACTATTTGTAGTTTTACTTGCAGTACCTTTCAGTATTTTATGGGATACCTTAAGAGCTAAAGGGAAAGAGCCAATTTCACCGGTAAAATTAGCCGTTGGTTTAGTCGTGATCTCTGTTAGTTTCTTTATGATCGCTACTCAGGTTTCTTATATCGGAACTTCAGGTTTGTTATTAGTAAAATGGTTGATCTTATTGTATTTCCTAAATACATGTGCTGAATTGTGCTTGTCTCCAATCGGATTATCATTAGTTGGTAAATTATCACCAAAGCGTTTTGCTTCATTATTATACGGAGTATTCTTCTTGTCAAATGCTTCCGGATATGCTTTAGGAGGAACTTTAGGTTCAATCTTACCTGCAACAGGAGATAAATTTGCAAAAGCAAAAGAGCTTGGAATCGATCTTCAGGCAGTTTTAGACAACAAAATTACACCAACAGCTGAACAGTTGGCTTTATTAGAAAAGCATCAGATTAGTTCACATAACCACTTCTTTGCTGGATTTGAAATCCATAACTTATACGAATTCTTTATGGTATTCGTAGTACTTACAGGACTTGCTGCAATTATATTATTTGCGTTAACTCCATTCTTGAAAAAGATGATGCATGGCGTTCGATAA